Proteins co-encoded in one Opitutus terrae PB90-1 genomic window:
- the mobF gene encoding MobF family relaxase has product MITVGVIRNGATYLSQHLNKNDYWTEGEKEVQGEWIGHGATLLGLEGGVQEKPFEALRRNRDPRTGKRLTAREDTQRVAFFDVQLSAPKDVSVLAMLGNDERIDAAFREAVKIALEEMERFAAVRERRGDARASEAFRLTGNFAGALFFHNTSRDLDPQLHAHAVFANATWDAERGGWYALQPAEMLRASGYLRQVLYRELAARLRGLGYEPYDMNANGFSIRGVEHLRERFSKRTRRVQQLADEFAQKKGRRPTNSELRILVRESRADKLTNVSTAEVRARQRAELSGEEAQALAGLVTAARGRAPRRQWSQGQTLAVLEAALRHVYERSSVVREGEILNAALDLHPDFYRWRELRQALEQHPEAIRRDGEMSLRPIRLEEAATVRRVMEGRNTRFPLGTASHLPERLTRGQLAAARALLASKDFVSVLIGDAGTGKTTVLSAIEAAHRQAGGQPFLPLAPTTRAREALVSAGFEHADTVQRFLVSEVLQAQSARRVVLVDEAGLLSTQQLDGLTRLAGEQRARLLLVGDTKQHYSVQRGDALRNVIKHSGVPVVRLSEVLRQRGETDRQFSRMLASGEVMEAFHYAARRGLIRELGDDEALFTQAAEHYASNLAQRVETLVVIPFWDEIERFNVHARAALRRRGLLGEVEVVREAVKPVGWSEEQKTHWDQYRIGDRLLFVRDTRFFKRGTAAEVTAILPDGLQVTGAKGRFAKITRKQRGTFDVGRPQMLPVAVGDRLLIRGREDDQEFANGDFKDVAQVDPVKNEILLTDGTKLPAEFRAWTYGHALTSYRSQGSTAEESLLVLGEVAERALMRRQFYVGNTRYRGAHRIYVSHREAILNRLAHSDSGRELATEFIQRHRLTRAEQIAMRPLWRMGDRVRHIWRSVRAHVEELREAMHERREI; this is encoded by the coding sequence ATGATCACGGTCGGAGTCATCCGCAACGGTGCAACCTACCTTTCGCAGCACCTGAACAAAAACGATTACTGGACCGAGGGGGAGAAGGAGGTCCAGGGCGAATGGATCGGGCACGGCGCGACGTTGCTCGGCCTGGAAGGCGGCGTGCAGGAGAAACCGTTCGAGGCGCTTCGACGCAATCGGGATCCACGGACGGGGAAGCGGCTCACCGCCCGCGAGGACACGCAACGGGTCGCGTTCTTCGACGTGCAATTGTCGGCGCCCAAGGACGTGAGCGTGCTCGCGATGCTCGGCAACGACGAACGGATCGATGCCGCCTTCCGGGAGGCGGTCAAAATCGCGCTCGAAGAGATGGAGCGATTCGCAGCCGTGCGGGAGCGGCGCGGGGACGCGCGAGCCAGCGAAGCGTTCCGGCTGACCGGAAATTTCGCCGGCGCGCTGTTCTTCCACAACACGAGCCGCGATCTCGATCCGCAGTTGCACGCGCATGCCGTCTTCGCGAATGCCACCTGGGATGCGGAGCGCGGCGGGTGGTATGCCCTGCAACCCGCCGAGATGCTCCGCGCCTCCGGCTATCTCCGGCAGGTCCTTTATCGTGAGCTGGCCGCCCGGCTGCGCGGACTCGGGTATGAGCCGTATGACATGAACGCGAATGGGTTTTCGATTCGCGGGGTTGAACACCTGCGCGAGCGTTTTTCGAAACGCACACGGCGCGTGCAGCAGCTGGCGGACGAGTTCGCGCAGAAGAAGGGTCGCCGGCCGACAAACAGTGAATTGAGAATTCTCGTGCGGGAGTCGCGGGCGGACAAGCTGACGAACGTCAGCACGGCGGAGGTTCGCGCACGCCAGCGGGCCGAATTGAGTGGCGAGGAAGCGCAGGCGCTCGCTGGGTTGGTGACCGCCGCGCGCGGTCGAGCGCCGCGGCGGCAATGGTCGCAAGGCCAGACGCTGGCCGTCCTGGAGGCCGCGCTGCGCCACGTTTACGAGCGCAGCAGCGTCGTTCGCGAAGGCGAGATCCTGAACGCGGCGCTCGATCTCCACCCCGACTTCTATCGCTGGCGGGAGCTACGCCAGGCGCTCGAACAGCATCCGGAGGCGATTCGCCGCGACGGCGAAATGAGCCTGCGACCGATCCGACTCGAAGAAGCGGCCACGGTCCGGCGGGTCATGGAGGGGCGGAACACGCGGTTCCCGCTCGGCACGGCGTCGCATCTGCCGGAACGACTGACGCGCGGACAATTGGCCGCCGCGCGGGCACTGCTCGCCAGCAAGGATTTCGTGAGCGTCTTGATTGGCGACGCCGGCACCGGCAAGACGACCGTCCTAAGCGCCATCGAAGCGGCGCACCGGCAGGCCGGCGGCCAGCCGTTCCTGCCACTGGCGCCGACGACCCGCGCGCGGGAAGCGCTGGTGAGCGCCGGATTCGAGCACGCGGACACGGTCCAGCGTTTCCTCGTGAGCGAGGTCTTGCAGGCGCAGTCGGCGCGACGCGTGGTTCTCGTCGACGAGGCGGGACTTTTGTCGACGCAGCAATTGGACGGGCTCACCCGGCTCGCCGGGGAGCAGCGGGCGCGTCTGCTCCTGGTGGGGGATACGAAACAGCACTACAGCGTCCAGCGCGGCGATGCCCTGCGCAATGTGATCAAACACTCCGGCGTGCCGGTGGTCCGGCTGTCGGAGGTCCTGCGCCAGCGCGGCGAGACCGACCGGCAATTCAGCCGCATGCTGGCGTCGGGAGAGGTGATGGAGGCGTTCCACTATGCCGCCCGCCGCGGACTGATTCGCGAGTTGGGTGACGACGAAGCCCTGTTCACCCAGGCCGCCGAGCACTACGCGAGCAATCTCGCGCAGCGGGTCGAGACGCTGGTCGTCATCCCCTTCTGGGACGAAATCGAACGCTTCAACGTGCATGCGCGCGCCGCGCTGCGTCGCCGCGGACTGCTCGGCGAGGTGGAGGTGGTGCGCGAGGCGGTGAAGCCGGTCGGGTGGAGCGAAGAACAGAAGACGCACTGGGACCAATACCGGATCGGCGACCGATTGCTCTTCGTCCGGGATACGCGGTTCTTCAAGCGGGGCACAGCCGCCGAGGTGACAGCCATCCTGCCTGACGGGCTCCAGGTCACCGGGGCCAAGGGGCGTTTCGCGAAAATCACCCGCAAGCAGCGCGGAACCTTCGACGTCGGCCGTCCGCAGATGTTGCCGGTCGCGGTGGGGGACCGGCTCCTGATCCGCGGCCGTGAGGACGACCAGGAATTCGCAAACGGCGACTTCAAGGACGTGGCGCAGGTCGACCCCGTCAAGAACGAGATCCTGCTAACCGACGGAACGAAGCTGCCGGCGGAGTTTCGGGCGTGGACCTATGGCCATGCGCTCACGTCTTATCGATCGCAGGGCAGCACGGCCGAAGAATCGCTGCTCGTCCTCGGCGAGGTGGCGGAACGCGCCCTCATGCGCCGGCAGTTCTACGTCGGCAACACCCGCTACCGGGGCGCGCATCGGATTTACGTCTCGCACCGCGAGGCGATCTTGAACCGGCTCGCGCACTCCGATTCGGGTCGGGAACTGGCGACGGAATTTATCCAACGGCACCGGCTCACGCGGGCAGAGCAAATCGCGATGCGGCCGCTGTGGCGAATGGGCGACCGCGTGCGGCACATCTGGCGATCGGTCAGAGCGCACGTGGAAGAACTGCGTGAGGCGATGCATGAGAGAAGGGAGATCTGA
- a CDS encoding DUF4133 domain-containing protein, producing the protein MDRTLPNEHDANQGAQSKGEFLGMTGNSGWYLLGSAGASILIVILCWGIFGISLLLCLFVGVVLCLLSVAYVFTLKNNKPEHYDTDFFESVLIESGLLELAFGPRAHRPANPFTGSAGPGAEQSDAHRKRAVEEPRVRRTRVPATGKPGKQRTVQGSATPKGPAEEPVVRLSSYERLRQELETTEELLEDALAEQGET; encoded by the coding sequence ATGGACCGCACGCTTCCCAACGAGCACGATGCCAACCAGGGCGCCCAGTCGAAGGGCGAGTTCCTTGGCATGACCGGCAACTCGGGCTGGTATCTGCTCGGGTCGGCGGGGGCGTCGATCCTCATTGTCATCCTCTGCTGGGGCATTTTTGGGATATCGCTGCTTCTCTGTCTCTTTGTCGGCGTCGTGCTCTGCCTGCTTTCGGTCGCGTATGTGTTCACGCTCAAGAACAACAAGCCCGAGCACTACGACACCGACTTCTTCGAGTCGGTGCTGATCGAATCCGGGTTGCTGGAGCTGGCCTTTGGACCGCGGGCGCACCGCCCGGCGAATCCCTTCACGGGGAGCGCCGGGCCGGGAGCAGAACAGTCCGACGCGCACCGAAAACGCGCCGTCGAGGAACCGCGGGTGCGCAGGACCCGTGTCCCCGCGACCGGCAAGCCGGGGAAACAACGTACCGTTCAGGGCAGCGCGACGCCGAAAGGGCCCGCGGAGGAACCGGTGGTGAGATTGTCCAGTTACGAACGACTCCGTCAGGAGCTGGAAACAACGGAAGAGCTGCTGGAAGACGCGCTCGCCGAGCAAGGGGAGACTTGA